The segment TCTGCTTGCCGGGCATCGAATCCAGGGTGAAGCGCGCGCTGACCTCGGAGATGCGCCCGGCGCCCTTGGTCACGACCACGAAGTTGATGATGACCAGAATGGCGAACACGATGAGACCGACCGCGTAGTTGCCCCCGACGACGAACTCGCCGAACGATTCGATCACCTGGCCGGCCGCGTCCGCCCCGGTATGCCCCTCGAGCAGGACCACGCGCGTGGAGGCGATGTTGAGGGCGAGCCGCAGCAGGGTCGCCAGCAGCAGCACCGTGGGGAAGGTGGCGAAGTCCAGCGGCCGCTGCGTATACACGCAGGCGAGGATGATGACCAGCGACAGCGCGATGTTGAAGGTGAAGAACACGTCGAGCATCAGCGGCGGCAGCGGCACCACCAGCATCGCCAGCAGCGCCAGCATCAGCAGCGGGGCCCCCAGCATGCCGTGGCGGCCGATATCGCGGATGCTGCCCAGTACGTTTGCCTCAGCCATGTGCGTTCCTCGTTCGCGTATCTGCGTTCATGTTCACTGCGTCCGGTGCCGGCGGCGTCATTCGTCGCGTCGCAGGTCGTCCGGAATCGGTAGATCGTTGAATTCCTTGTGCGCGCCGGCCCCGCGCCGCGGCCGGCGGCGCAGCTGGTAGGCGTAGGCCAGGATCTGCGCCACCGCCAGGAACAGGCCCGACGGGATCTCCTGGTCCAGGCGCGTGCTGTAGAAGATGGCGCGCGCGAGCGGCGGAGCGGACAGGATCGGCACCTTGTGCCTGAGCGCCATGTTCCTGATTTCCATGGCGACGAGATCCTTGCCCTTGGCCACGACTACCGGCGCCGACATCCGGGCCTGGTCGTAGCGCAGCGCCACCGCATAGTGCGTCGGGTTGGTGATGACCACGTCGGCTTTCGGCACCGCGTCCATCATGCGGCGGCGCGACTGCTCATGCTGGATCTCGCGGATGCGGCGTTTCATCTCCGGGCTTCCGTCCGTCTGGCGGAATTCGTCCTTGATCTCCTGGCGTGTCATCCGGAGTTGCTTGTTGTGGTCCCAGATCTGGAACGGGACATCGATGGCGGCGATCACGATCATGGCCCCGCTCAGGATCAGAAAGGCATGCAGCAGCAGCGTTCCGGCATCGGCGATCGCCGGATTAACGTCCTCGCCGCCCAGCCCGAGCAGCGCCTCCGCGTTCCCCATCAGGATCAGAATGGCGACCGCCAGCACGACACAGAACTTGGCGAGCGCCTTGACCAGCTCGACCAGGCCACGCACGGCGAATATGCGGCCCACGCCCTTGATCGGATCGAGCTTGTCCCACTTGAAGGACATCGCCTTGGCGCTGAAGGACCATCCGCTCAGGGCCATCGGCGCGAGCAGCGCGGCCGCCACCACCAGGACGAAGAACGGCATCAGCGCGCCGGTCGACTCGAAGATCGCCTGCTGCAGCTTGAGCAGCATGGTGGCGGGATCCATCAGCTCCGCGCGCGGGACGGCGAAGGAAAGCTCCATCGTGCGCAGGTTCTGGCGCACGATGCCGTCCCCGAGCAGCATCATGCCGGCGGCGGAGATCAGCAGCACGGCCATGGTGGTAAGCTCGCGCGAGCGCGGCACCTGGCCGCGTTCGCGTGCCTCCTGCAGGCGCTTGGGGGTGGCCTGTTCGGTGCGTTCCTGCGCGGAATGTTCCGACACGGCGCTACTCCGTCGTCATCGCACGGATCGCGTCGAAGGCGCTCTCGGTCATGCTCGAGAACTGCGGCGCGAACAGCGGCAGCGACAGCAGAATGAAAATGAACCCGAGCATGAGCGAGATCGGGAACCCGATGACGAAGATATTGAGCTGGGGTGCGGCACGCATCATGACGCCGAAGGCGGCGTTGACGAGGAGCAGCGAGGCCAGGGCCGGCAGGGAGATGATCAACGCGCCCTTGAAGATCCATCCCGCCCATTCGAGCAGCACCCACAGGCCGTTTCCGCGGATCGACCCGAGCGCCACCGGAATCGTCCGGAAGCTGTCGACGAGGGTCTCGATCAGGATCAGGTGGCCGTTCAGCACGAGGAAGATCAGTGTGGCCAGGACAATATAGAACTGGCTCACCACCGGAACCGTGACGCCGTTGGCAGGATCCATCATCTGGGCGAACCCCAGCCCCATGGTCTGACCGATCAGATTGCCGCCCATTTCCACCGCGCTGAACACCAGCCGCATCAGGAAGCCCATTGCGAGCCCGGTCATGACCTGGGCGCCGGCGATCAGGATGCCCTGGACGCTCGCGGGATCGACCTGCGGGCCCGGCGGCAGCACGGGCGCCACGACCAGGGTCAGCGCCAGGGCGATGCCGACACGGAACCGCATCGGCACGACGCGCACGCCCAGGATCGGCGCCACCGTCACCAGGGCGGCGATGCGGAAGAACGGCCACAGGAAACCCGTGAGCCATTGCGTCAGTTCCTGGTCCGTGAAGTTCATCTGTGCATCACCCCGCAGCCCCTTCCGCTCATCCGATCAGCGACGGGATGCTGCGGATCAGCTCCTCGGTATAGTTGATCAGCGAGCGCAGGATCCAGGGGCCGGCGGCGACCATCACCCCCAGCACCACGAACAGCTTGGGGATGAAACTCAGCGTCTGCTCGTTGATCTGGGTGGCGGCCTGGAACATGCTGACCAGCAGGCCGATGCCGAGCGCGGGCAGCAGCAGCACCGCGAGTATCAGCAGGGTGACATAGAGCGCATTCTGGCCGAGGGTGACGACGGATTCCGGGGTCATGGCGTATCTCCTGTGCGAATCGGCCCGATGCGGTTCAGGTGGAAAAGCTCGCGGCCAGGGTGCCGAGGATCAGCGCCCAGCCGTCCACCAGCACGAACAGCATGATCTTGAACGGCAACGATATGATCAGCGGCGACAGCATCATCATGCCCATCGACATCAGGACGCTCGCCACCACCAGATCGATGATCAGGAACGGGATGAAGATGATGAACCCGATCTGGAACGCGGTCTTCAGCTCGCTGGTCAGGAAGGCCGGCATCAGCAGCGTGAACGGCACCTGCTCGCGCGACTCCACCGCCGGGGTCCCGGAGATCTCGGCGAACAGGCTCAGGTCCGAATCGCGCGTCTGCGCCAGCATGAACTTCTTCATCGGCGCGCTGCCGCGCTCGAGCGCCTCCTGCATCGTCACCTTCTCCTCGGTGTACGGCAGCACGGCGTCGTTGTAGACGTCGGTGAACACCGGCATCATGATGAACACCGTCAGGAAGAGCGCCAGCCCGATCAGCGTCTGGGTGGTCGGCGTCGAGGCCGTGCCGAGCGCCTGGCGCAGGATCGCGAGCACGATGATGATGCGCGTGAACGAGGTCATCATCATGAGGGCCGCCGGCAGCAGCGACATCACGGTCATCAGCGCCAGGATCTGCAGGCTGAGACTGTAGGTCTTGCCGCCGTCGGGGGCCGTCGTCACGGTGACCGCCGCCAGACCGGAATCGGCGAGGGCGGCCGCACAGGGAACCAGCGCGGCGATAAGGACGAGAATGAGCCTGATCATGACGGCGAAATTCTCTTTCTGAGTTCCTGATTGAAACGTCCGAGGAAACTGGCGGGCGGCGCGCCGCTGACGGAATCTTCCGCCCCTGGCTCGGGCGCCGGCTCCAGCACGTGCAGCGTCCTGATGCAGCCCGGTGCGACTCCGACCAGCAGGCGGTCAGTGCCGGCCTGGACGATCACGATGCGCTCGCGCTGGCCGAGGTTGATGCCGCCAACCACCCTCAGCTGACCGTGCGAGACCCCCTGCACGCGACCGTAACGCCGCAGCACCCACGCACCCGCGAAGATCAGCGCCAGCACGGCGCCGAGGCCGGTGATCATCTGCAACACGCTCGCGAACGAGACTGCGCTCTTGTGGGCGAGGGCGGGATCCGCACCCTGAGCCAGGGCTGCCACGGGAAACACCAGCAGCGGCAGGCAACCGCAGGCGGCGCGCGCGAAGGCAAGTACCGGGAGATTTCTCGGCATCAACATGCTCCGACGCTGAACTATTTCAGTTTCTTGACGCGCTCGGTCGCGCTGATGATGTCGGTGAGGCGGATGCCGAATTTCTCGTTCACCACCACCACCTCGCCGTGCGCGACCAGCGTGCCGTTCACCGTGACGTCCATCGGCTCGCCCGCGAGGCGGTCCAGCTCGACGACGGACCCCTGGTTCAGCTTAAGCAGGTTGCTGATCGATATCTTGGTACGGCCGATCTCGACCGCCACCGTGACCGGAATGTCCAGGATCATGTCCAGGCTCTTGTCGCCCATGGTGGATCCGGACGAATCGTCCTGCAGATTCTGGAAGCTGGCGCGTGCGTAGTCCTCGCCCTGCGCCATGGCGGCCCCGGCACCCGCCGCGTCGCTCATCGTTTTCGTTGCATCATTCATCACGCGACTCCTGTGATTGTCATTAGTTGCCTGCCGCGCTGGTGCTGCACCAGCTCAGTTACCTTGATGGCGTTCCTGCCGTCGGCGCTGCCGAAGACGCCGCGGAACACCGGAATATCGTCGACCACCGCGGTAATGGCGTCCGGGATCTCGATCGGGATGATGTCGCCGACCTGAAGACTGCTCAGCTGGCGCATGCTGATGCTGGCCTCCGTCAATGTGCTGGTCAGTTCCACCTCGGCGTGCATCAGCTCGTTGCGCAGGGACATGGTCCAGCGTTCGTCGCTCTCGACGAGGTCGCTCTGGACGCCGGACTCGAGCAGATCCCGGATCGGCTCGATCATGGCGTATGGCAGGGTGAAATGGATGTCCCCGCCGCCGCCCTCGAACTCGATGTGGAAACTGGAAACCACGACGACCTCGCTCGGGCTGACGATATTGGCGAAATTCGGATTGATCTCGGTGCTGACGAACTCGACATCGATCCCGACGACGGGATTCCAGGCCTCCTTGATATTGAGGAAGGCCATGTCAAGGATGATCTTGATGATGCGCTGTTCCGTGGGGGTGAATTCACGACCCTCGATCTTGGTGTTGAAACGGCCGCGCCCGCCGAAGAAATTGTCCACGAAGCTGAACACCAGCTTGGGATCGATCACCAGCAGGCCCATCCCCTTGAGCGGCGACACGCGGATGACGTTCAGGCTCGCCGGCATGAACAGGCTGTGGACGTACTCGTTGAACTTGACCATCTGCACGTTGCCGACCGCGATTTCGGCGCTGCGGCGCAGCAGATTGAAAAAGCTGATGCGCAGATGACGCGCCATGCGCTCGTTGATCATCTCCAGCGTGGGCAGCCGCCCGCGCACGATGCGGTCCTGGCTGGTGAAGTCGTAGTCGGCGACGTCGCCGGCCATGACCGGCTGATCGGATTCGGACTCGACCTCTCCCGTGGTGACGCCGTTGAGCAGCGCGTCGATCTCGTCCTGGCTCAGGATGTCATTGACTGCCATGGCGGCTCACTGCATCACGAAGCTGGTGAAGTAGACGGCTTCCGCCCCGGTGTTGCCCGTTTCCTCCTTGAGGATGGTCTGGACCTCGACCAGGGCCTTGTCGCGGATCGCCTGTTTACCCTCGGCCGTGGTGAGCGAGGCGTAATCCAGGTTGCTGAACATCATCACGAGATTGTTCCGGATCTGCGGCAGATGCGTCTTGATGGCGTCCGCGACGACCTGATCGCGGGTCATCGCCTCGATCTTGACCTGCAGGTAGCGGATCTGGACCCCCTCGATGAAGTTGACCACGAACGGATCGCCCAGCTCGACATAGATGGGTGGCGCCTTGGGCTCCTTCGCGGACTTCTTGTCCTTGGACTTCTTCGATTTCTCCTTGGGCGCCGCCTCGGCCGGGGCATCGCCACCGTCTTCGGCAGCAGCCACTTCATCGCCGGCCTTATGGCTAAGGGCCCCGGTCAGCAGCAGCGTGGCGCCCACGCTCGTCCCGATGAGGAGGATCACGGAGACAACGATCAGGAGGATCTTGAGGACCCCGCCCGATTTCTTCTTCGGCTTGGGTGTTTCGTTGTCTTCGTCTTCGTTGATCTCTTCGTCTTTTCTCGCCATCTCGTTCCCTTCCCTTGTGCACGGAGTTCGTAATAACGTCCTGCCCAGATTTAGCAAGACATGTGCCAGCGGAAGAGAAAAATTATTATTTAATAATTACAACATGTTGTGTCGCGCTCTCGCGAGGATGACGGCATCTTGACGTCGATGCCTTCCTCCCGGGACAGGGATGGCGGAAATGCGATGGCGAGCGTGCCCTGTGCCGGCGGGCCGGAAACCGGCGCGGCGGTACCGCCCGACGAACGGGAAAGACGGCGTGTGGTCGCGAAAGCGGGATCAGGCGTACAGATCGACGAGTCCGCGAATCTCGCGCGGCCGGTCCGCGCCGGGGCCCGCCGCGTCATCGGCCGGACCGGACTCGGCACGCGCCACGGACTCGGCCCCGGGCTGGCGCGCCGATGAACGGCCGCCATCGGACAAGGAGTGCTGGGAGACGTCTACGTTGACGGCGCCGAATCCCTGTTCGCTCATCAGGTCACGCAGCCGCGGCAGGCTGTCCTGCAGGGACTCGCGCACCAGCGCGTGCTGGCTCGACAGCGTCACGTTCATCTGGCGATCGGAATCGACGCTGACGCGTATCTCGAGCGGGCCCAGTTGCGGCGGATTGATCTTCAGTTCCGCGCTCTGGATCTGGTTGCCGAGCGCCCAGCGGATGCGCTGGCCGAGTTCATCGCTCCATTCCGGATGGCGCAACGGCGTTTGCAGGGCGGGGCCCGGCACCGGGACGTCTCCCCGGGGCTGGGCGGCCGCGCCGGCCTGGGCATAGGTCAACGCGGCGGCATTCGCCGGCACGCCGCCTTCGGGATCGCGCAACAAGGCATGGACGGCCTCGCCGCGAAGCGGATTTGCGCCGTCATTCGCGCCGAGGCGCGCCAGCAGCTCCTGCAGACGCGCACCGACGTCCGGCGTCGAGGCCGGCGCCGGCGCCGTCGCTTCCGGTCCCGTGGGTACGGATACGGATCCAGGCGCGGCCGGGGGCATGGGGGATGGCGAGGACGCGGCCGTCACGGCGCCGCCGTTGGTCGATGATGAACTCGGACCCGGTGCGGGCGTGGCTGCATGCGTGGATCGTGGCGCGGGTACCGCGGGGTTCGGCACGGGGATGCGTACGGGTTCCGCAGCGTCGGCATCACCTTCCGCCTCCACGACGGTCTCGCCGGTGGTCTGGACGGCGGCGGGCGCCGGGACGGTGATCGGTGCAGCGACGATGACCGGGGCTGCGGTAACGGGAGGTTCGTGTGCCGCGGCCGGCGCTTGCCCGGCCTCCGGTATCACAACCGGCGGGTCCGGCGGTAGCACAGGCGCAGCGCCTGCGCACGGATCGAGATCATCGCCGGCGTCATCCGGCTCAACCCCCGTAGTGAACTCCAGCCGATCGGCAACCGATGTCTCCGCCGGCTGCACCGGCAAGGTCTTGCCGTCCTGCGGCAAGAATGCCGCGGGTGAGCCGGGATTCGATGGTGCGGAAACCGGCACAAACTCCGCACAGACCTCACCTTCCGGCTCCGCCTGAACATCTCCGGCGATGGACGGATCCGGCGGAAGCACGGGTGTAGGGAGCGCATCCTGAGACGTCACACCCGGCGCGGCGACACCTTGGGGACGCGGCGCGGCAAGGAGAAAATTCATCAGGGAATCAAACGAATCGGTCTCAGCGGAGGACATCGCCGGCAATGTGCCATCGTCGGCAACTACGGCCTGGCCCGCCGGGCCCGGGACACCGGGCAAAATAGGAATACCCACGCCTGCAGTGCTTACCGCCATGACTTCCCCGCTCCCCGTGATCGTTGCCGTCGGTCGTATCCGCCAGGCAAAATGCAAGTCCCACGCCAGCCGAAACCGGCGCTGATATTATTCCTCGCCGCCGAAACCCGGGCGGGCACGCTGTGCGCGATCGTCGCTCTCGCGCTGTTCGCGCCGCTGCACGCGCGAGACCTCCTCGCGCTGGAAGCGGTCGATGACCTTGTCGAGTGCGCGCCGCTTGGAGCTTACCTCGTTCCAGTAGCGGTTGTGCTGGTCCAGTTCGCGCCGGCATTCCTCCAGCAGCTTTTTCTGCTGCTGGATCGCCGCATCGAGGCGCTCGGTGAAACGCCTGTACTCCTTGAAGCGCTCAATGGTGGCGCCGCCACCTTCCGTCTGGAAGCGCTGTTGATACTCGCGCAGGAATTTCTCGAGGTCGGCCAGGCGGCGCTCCTGGGACAGATAACGGTTGCGCGACTCGCCCAGCACGCGCGTCGCCTGGATCTCCTTGTCCCGCTGCAGCCCGGCGATGGGTTCCAGCCGTTCCGATCTCGTCATGATGTCATCTCCCACCCGGATTTCGACAGTACGTTATTTCTTCGCCTTCTGCGGCACGTTTCCGCCCAGCAGTTCGCCCAGGCCGCGCAAACCGTCGCGGAAGGTGACGCGCTCGTTCAGGCCCTGCTGGAGGAACTGCGTCAGGCGCGGATGGTAATCGACGGCCTCGTCCACCCTGGGGTCGCTGCCCTTGGCGTAGGCGCCGACGCTGATCAGGTCACGATTGCGGCGATAGGTCGAATAGAGCTGCTTGAAACGTATGGCCTGGCGCTGGTGTTCGGGACTGACGATCTCGCTCATCACGCGGCTTACCGAAGCCTCGATGTCGATCGCCGGATAATGGCCCGCGTCCGCCAGTTCACGGTTGAGCACGATGTGGCCGTCGAGGATCGCGCGCGCGGCGTCGGCGATCGGATCCTGCTGGTCATCGCCCTCCGCCAGCACGGTATACAGCGCGGTGATCGAACCGTTGCCGTCGCCGTTGCCCGCGCGCTCGACCAGCTGCGGCAGCTTGGCGAACACCGAGGGCGGATAGCCGCGCGTGGCCGGCGGTTCGCCGATGGCGAGGGCGATCTCGCGCTGCGCCTGGGCATAGCGCGTCAGCGAATCCATCAGCAGGAGCACCTTGAGCCCCTTGTCACGGAAATACTCCGCGATGCTGGTCGCGAGCATGGCGCCGTGCAGGCGCAGCATGGGCGGTGTATCGGCCGGTGTCGCCACCACCACCGCGCGCGCCATCCCGTGCGTACCCAGGATACGGTTGGTGAATTCCTTCACCTCGCGGCCGCGTTCGCCGATCATGCCGACGACGGTCACATCGGCGTCGGTGTAGCGCGTCATCATGCCGAGCAGGACGCTCTTGCCCACGCCGCTGCCGGCAAACAGGCCCAGGCGCTGGCCGCGGCCGATGGTCAGCAGGCTGTTGATGGCGCGCACGCCGACATCGAGCGGTTCGCTGATGACGCGGCGCTGCAGGGGATTGATCGGCCGGCCGAGCAGGGGATAGGTGGTCTCGCTGCGTACCGGACCGCGCCCATCGAGCGGCTTTCCCGTGCCGTCGAGCACCCGGCCGAGCAGGCCGTCGCCGACCGCCGCCTCGTAGATCCGGCCGGTGGGAATGACGCGCGCATTCGGCACCAGGCCGCGAATCTCGCCGCTCGGCATCAGGAAGGTCCTGTCGCCCGCGAAGCCCACCACCTCGGCCTCGAGCGGATGACCCGAGGGGTTGTCGATCAGACAGCGGTCACCGATCGCCGCCTGGCAACCGACCGCTTCCAGCGTCAGTCCGACCATGCGTGTAATCTTGCCCTCCACCACCAGCGGAGGCGCGTTCTTCAGTACCGCGCCACGCTCGGCGAGGCGCCGGCGCCATACCGGCGCGCGATCGAGCTCAGACAACACCGGCATCCTCCTGGCGCTCGCCGCCGAGCAGCTCCGCAGCGATCGCCGCGAACTGCCGTTCCACGCTGGCGTCGACGCGCGAGTTATCGGTCTCCAGCCGGCAGCCGCCGCGCGCGAGCGCCGGATCTTCCAGGATCTTCCAGCCGGATTCCTCGCCCTGCAAGGCAGCGAGATTCTCGCGCAGGGTCTCCGCGTCGGCCGGGTTGACGAACAGACGGACGTTACGCGAGGCAACCGGCAGTATCGCGGCCGCGCGCTGCACCACGGCGACGATCTGGCCGGGATCGGTCTTCAGCTCGCGGCGGATGACGTGGCGGGCGATGGACAGCGCGAGCGTGGTGATCTCTTCCACCACCCCGTCGTCGAGCTGGTGCAGCGGCCGGGACAGCAGATTCAGTATCCCCTCCAGCCGATCCGCCTTTTCCCTGGCCAGCGCCGCGCCTTTTTCCAGGCCCTCGCGCTGCCCGAGCGCGAACCCTTCCTCGTAGGCCTGTTGCTGGATCTGTTCCATGCGGGTCGCGGTCAGATGACCGCCATGAGCGACCGGATCGCCGGCCGCCGCGCCGCCCACCCGCGGCAGTTCCCAGCGCTCGCAGGCATCTGCCGCGGCGCCGCTGATGACCTTAAACGTACTCTTCTCCACCCTTGCCACCCAGTGAGATGTCGCCGGACTCGGACAGGCGCCGCGCGATGGCGAGGATCTCCTTCTGCGCCACTTCCACTTCGCTCAGGCGCACCGGCCCCTTCGCCTCCAGATCGTCGCGCAGCATCTCGCCCGCCCGTTTCGACATGTTCTTGAAGACCTTCTCCTTGAGCGCCTCCTCGGCCCCCTTCAGCGCGATCACCAGCGTCTCGGAGGACACCTCGCGCAGCAGGGACTGGATGCCGCGGTCGTCCAGCGCGGACAGATCGTCGAACACGAACATGAGATCCTGGATCTTGTCGCCCAGCTCCTTGTCGAACTCGTTGATCTGATCCATGATCGTCGTCTCCAGCGCGGATTCCATGCTGTTGAGGATGTTGGCGGCGACCTTGATGCCACCGACCGTGGACGACTTGACGTTGGAATTGCCGCGGAACTGCTCCTCGATGACCTGATTCAGTTCCTGCAGGGCGGTCGGCTGCAGGCGGTCGAGCACGGCGATCCTGAGCAGGACGTCCGCGCGGACCTTTTCCGACAACAGCGTCAGCACCTCGGCGGCCTGATCGTTGTCGAGGTAGGACAGCACCACCGCGATGATCTGCGGGTGCTCCATCTTGATGACTTCGTAGATCTCGTGGGAGTCCATCCACTTGAGCTGATCGAGCCCGGAGTCCGCCCCCCCGAGCATGACACGATTGATGATGTTCCCGGCCTTGTCCTGCCCGAGCGCCTTCACCAGCACGGTCTGCAGGTAATCCTGCGCCGCCATGCCGAACGAGGTTTCGTGGCCGACCGACTGCACGAATTCCTTCAGCACCGTGTTGGCCTGTTCGGTCGAAACCTTGCTCAGATTCGCCATCGCCGAGCTCAGGCGATGGACCTCCTTGGGCCCGATATATTTGAATACCTCGGCGGCGTTCTGTTCGCCGAGACTCATCAGCAACACGGCCGCCTTCTCGACGCCGCTGATTTCGGATGCCTGTTTCTTATCCGCCATGGTCCACGCTCCGGATTACTCCGCCCCCACCCAGTTCCTGACCACCTGGGCGGTGCGCCTCGGATCCTGCGCGGCCAGCGTGCGCGCCATGTTCAGATTGGTATCCAGATTGCCGCCGCCTGCGCCCCCGGGCAGCGCCGCCGGGCGCATCCCGCCGCTCAGGGTCAGCTGGTCCTCCGCCATCTGGCCCTCGCCGTGCGGCAAGGCCTGCGGTATCGCCTTTCCCTTCGCGGCGAGCTCGCGCAGGACCGGCCGCAGGACGCCGAAGATCAGGAAGAGTACGATCCCGATACCGAGCGCCTGCTTGGCGATATCCCACACGTTCAGCTGCTCGAACATGGACGGCTCGGGGAGCTCTTCCGGCGCCGGCGGCAGCGTGAAGGACTGGTTGATCACATTGACGCTGTCGCCGCGCTCGGCATCGAACCCGATCGCCTCCTTCACCAGGTTGGTGATGCGCGCGATCTCCTCCTCGCTGAGCGGTTCACGCACCGTGTCGCCGTCCTCATTGACCGTCGCGCGGTCGTCGATCACCACGGCGGCCGACAGGCGCGTGATGGCCGCGCCGTTGCGCTTGGTGTGACTGATGGTCTTGTCGATCTCATAGTTGCGCGTGGTGCGCTGGACCGAACTGCCGGCCGGCGCGGCCGAATCGGCCGTCTGGGCCGCCGCGCCGGTCGAGGGGGCCTGATTGGACAGACTGCCGGGCACGCCGCCGAGCGACTGGGACGACAGGGTCTTCTCATCGACCGTCTGCTCGCTGCGCACCGCGGGCGGATTCGGATTGAAGCTTTCCTGGGTCTCCTCGGTCACGGTGAAATCCAGATTGGCGTTGACCTGCGCCTTGACCGCCCCGAGACCGGCGATCGGGGTCACGATGTCCTCGATACGCTTGGTGTAATACGCCTCGATGCGCTTGCGGTAATCGAACTGCGTGGCGGTCAGACGCATGTCGTCGCCCGCCTCGGGCTGGGTCAGCAGGCGCCCCTGCTGGTCCACGATCGTGACCTGGTCGACGTCGAGGTTGGGGATGCTGGCCGCGACCATATGCCCGATCGCGGCAACCTGGCCTTCATCCAGGCTGCGACCGGCATACAGGTCGACCATGACCGAGGCGGTCGGCTTTTTCTGACTGCGGACGAAGGCCGTCTGCTTGGGGATGGCGAGATGAACCCGCGCCGCGCGCACCGAGCTGATCGAGGCGATGGTCTGCGCCAGCTCGCCCTCGAGCGCGCGCTGGTAGCGCGCGTTTTCCATGAACTGGCTGACCCCGAACCCCTTCTGGTTGTCGAGCAGCTCGAAACCGGCACCGACGCCCTTGGGCAGCCCCTCACCGGCCAGTTTGAGTCGCGCCTCGTGCACCTGGTCCGCCGGGACCAGCACCGTGCCGGCGCCGTCGGCCAGTTCGTAGGCGATGCCGGATTTCTGCAACGATTGCACCACCGCGGCCGAATCCTGCTCGGCCAGCCCGCTGTACAGCATGCGATAGCTCGGTTTCTGGGACCACAATACCACCGCGACGCCGATGGCCACGCTGGCCGCGAGGCCCGCCATCAAACCGAACTGGCGCAGCAGGGTAAGGCCGTAAAACCCCCGTGCCGGCATCACCACATTATCCTTCGTCACTACCGCCATCTTGCCTCCAGAAACCGTTCCTCAACTGAATCATTCCGGCCCGAACTCCGTAGCCGGCCGCGTCAGATCTGCATGTTCATGATGTCCTGATATGCGCTGACCAGGCGGTTGCGTACCTGCATCATGAGCTGGAATTCGATGCTCGCCTTCTGCGAGGCGATCATGACGCGGGAAATGTCGACGCTCTCGTCGCCACGCTGGAACGCCTCCTTGAGTGCGGCCGATTCCTGCTGGGCGTCGTTGACGTTGTTGACCGCCCGCGACAGCATGTCCGAGAAATCGATCCCGGCCGCCCCGCCACCACCCTGCGCCGGCGAACCGCCGGCAGCCGTGGCCATCGACCGTAACTGGGAGATCAGCTGAGTGGGGTTGATATCCGTCATGATCACATCTCCTCGCCGCGCATGCGCCGGCCCTGGGTCCTCATTTCGATCCCTTCCCTATGCACGTTCCGAGCCAGTCAGTCCGGCAACTCGATGCCGGCCTCGCGCAAGCGCGC is part of the Gammaproteobacteria bacterium genome and harbors:
- the flhB gene encoding flagellar biosynthesis protein FlhB; amino-acid sequence: MSEHSAQERTEQATPKRLQEARERGQVPRSRELTTMAVLLISAAGMMLLGDGIVRQNLRTMELSFAVPRAELMDPATMLLKLQQAIFESTGALMPFFVLVVAAALLAPMALSGWSFSAKAMSFKWDKLDPIKGVGRIFAVRGLVELVKALAKFCVVLAVAILILMGNAEALLGLGGEDVNPAIADAGTLLLHAFLILSGAMIVIAAIDVPFQIWDHNKQLRMTRQEIKDEFRQTDGSPEMKRRIREIQHEQSRRRMMDAVPKADVVITNPTHYAVALRYDQARMSAPVVVAKGKDLVAMEIRNMALRHKVPILSAPPLARAIFYSTRLDQEIPSGLFLAVAQILAYAYQLRRRPRRGAGAHKEFNDLPIPDDLRRDE
- the fliR gene encoding flagellar biosynthetic protein FliR → MNFTDQELTQWLTGFLWPFFRIAALVTVAPILGVRVVPMRFRVGIALALTLVVAPVLPPGPQVDPASVQGILIAGAQVMTGLAMGFLMRLVFSAVEMGGNLIGQTMGLGFAQMMDPANGVTVPVVSQFYIVLATLIFLVLNGHLILIETLVDSFRTIPVALGSIRGNGLWVLLEWAGWIFKGALIISLPALASLLLVNAAFGVMMRAAPQLNIFVIGFPISLMLGFIFILLSLPLFAPQFSSMTESAFDAIRAMTTE
- the fliQ gene encoding flagellar biosynthesis protein FliQ, which gives rise to MTPESVVTLGQNALYVTLLILAVLLLPALGIGLLVSMFQAATQINEQTLSFIPKLFVVLGVMVAAGPWILRSLINYTEELIRSIPSLIG
- the fliP gene encoding flagellar type III secretion system pore protein FliP (The bacterial flagellar biogenesis protein FliP forms a type III secretion system (T3SS)-type pore required for flagellar assembly.); the protein is MIRLILVLIAALVPCAAALADSGLAAVTVTTAPDGGKTYSLSLQILALMTVMSLLPAALMMMTSFTRIIIVLAILRQALGTASTPTTQTLIGLALFLTVFIMMPVFTDVYNDAVLPYTEEKVTMQEALERGSAPMKKFMLAQTRDSDLSLFAEISGTPAVESREQVPFTLLMPAFLTSELKTAFQIGFIIFIPFLIIDLVVASVLMSMGMMMLSPLIISLPFKIMLFVLVDGWALILGTLAASFST
- the fliO gene encoding flagellar biosynthetic protein FliO, with amino-acid sequence MPRNLPVLAFARAACGCLPLLVFPVAALAQGADPALAHKSAVSFASVLQMITGLGAVLALIFAGAWVLRRYGRVQGVSHGQLRVVGGINLGQRERIVIVQAGTDRLLVGVAPGCIRTLHVLEPAPEPGAEDSVSGAPPASFLGRFNQELRKRISPS
- the fliN gene encoding flagellar motor switch protein FliN, translated to MNDATKTMSDAAGAGAAMAQGEDYARASFQNLQDDSSGSTMGDKSLDMILDIPVTVAVEIGRTKISISNLLKLNQGSVVELDRLAGEPMDVTVNGTLVAHGEVVVVNEKFGIRLTDIISATERVKKLK
- the fliM gene encoding flagellar motor switch protein FliM, which translates into the protein MAVNDILSQDEIDALLNGVTTGEVESESDQPVMAGDVADYDFTSQDRIVRGRLPTLEMINERMARHLRISFFNLLRRSAEIAVGNVQMVKFNEYVHSLFMPASLNVIRVSPLKGMGLLVIDPKLVFSFVDNFFGGRGRFNTKIEGREFTPTEQRIIKIILDMAFLNIKEAWNPVVGIDVEFVSTEINPNFANIVSPSEVVVVSSFHIEFEGGGGDIHFTLPYAMIEPIRDLLESGVQSDLVESDERWTMSLRNELMHAEVELTSTLTEASISMRQLSSLQVGDIIPIEIPDAITAVVDDIPVFRGVFGSADGRNAIKVTELVQHQRGRQLMTITGVA
- a CDS encoding flagellar basal body-associated FliL family protein codes for the protein MARKDEEINEDEDNETPKPKKKSGGVLKILLIVVSVILLIGTSVGATLLLTGALSHKAGDEVAAAEDGGDAPAEAAPKEKSKKSKDKKSAKEPKAPPIYVELGDPFVVNFIEGVQIRYLQVKIEAMTRDQVVADAIKTHLPQIRNNLVMMFSNLDYASLTTAEGKQAIRDKALVEVQTILKEETGNTGAEAVYFTSFVMQ